Below is a genomic region from Pristiophorus japonicus isolate sPriJap1 unplaced genomic scaffold, sPriJap1.hap1 HAP1_SCAFFOLD_408, whole genome shotgun sequence.
aatgccagttaattggataaagtcaagagggagttagatatggcccttacagctaaatggatgaagggttatggagagaaaggagtaaatgggtactgaggtgaatgatcagccatgatcttattgaatggtggtgcaggttcaaagggccgaatggcctactcctgcaactattttatatgtttctctgtttttaatgtccccttattctaagatttaacttgtttctctccgctgtgaatccacTGCAGTTCCAGGGGTTTcgtggactgagtgaatcccttcgcacgcccgtggcaggtaaataatctctctccagtgtgaactctttggtgtgtcagcagatggaaCGAGTGCGTAAAATACTTTCCACAGTGAGAGCCTCTGAGTGgtagctctcgtcagtgtgaaTTATCGCGTGCTTCGGCACGCCGGCTGAATTATTGATTTGCTTCCCACACACGGCACAGAACTACCTCCCGATGATGTGAACACGCTGATTATTTTCCAAATATCACTATTACTACCCAGCGCTTTTGGACTTCACAATAACTTGCCTAAATTATTGCTCCTTGATTTCTCTCCCAACGCATCATTTGTCGGCGTGGAAGTGAGCCctcttcatgcttgaccaatcttcaagTATTTTTTGAGtatttaacgagtagagtggacaaggcggaaccagtggttgtggtgtctttcaaaaagcgctggacaagggcccacacaagagatggttgtgcaacattaatgcacatggtattggtggtaatattttgACGTGAGTAGAGAtctaattggcagacaggaagcagagacttgggatgaacgggtccttttaagaaaggcaggcagtgactagtggggtgcagatgggctcagtgctgggaccccagcaattgacaatatacatcgatgatttaggtgaaggaattgtgtgtaatatctcccagtttgaagatgataccaagctgggtggcggtgtgagctgtgaggaatatgctaagaggctgcagggtgacttggacaggttaggtgagtgggcaaatgtatggcagatgaggtataatgtggataattgtgaatttatcaattttggtggcgaaaacgtgaaggcagaatattatctgaatggtggctgattaggaaaaggggaggtgcaacgagacctgggagtcatggtgcatCTGTTATTGAAAGTTGGGAACTGGTGAAGAATacaaatggcatgttcgcgttcatagcgaggggatttgagtattggagcagggaggacttattgcagttgtacagggccttggtgagacatcaCCTGGATTATTATGATCAGTTTTGGTgtattaatctgaggaaggacggtcttgctattgagagagtgcagcggagtttcagcagactgattcccgggatgcatggctggcatatgagaagagattggatccactgggcctgtattcactgcagtttaagtGAATGTGAGGGgacctcttagaaacatataaaaattctgacgggactggacagtttagatgcagaaataatgctcccaatgttggggaagtccaaagctactggtcacagtctaaggataatgcgtaagtcatttaggaccgagataaggagaaatcttttcactcagagagttgtgaacctgtggaattcactaccacagagagttgttgatgccaattcgttaaatatattcaaaatatgtCCCTTAcggatggatcaaggggtatggagataaagcaggaacggggtactgaggtgaatgaacagtcatgatcttattgaaaggtggtgcagtctcgaaaggccgaatggcctattcctgcacctattttctatgattctatgtttctatatttcgtgggactgcctatgatgctgatggtgattcacccggactgcaGACCCCTCACAGGGCGCccgttgtagacagtgtgtgagtgagagtgttattattcacgcgaatcactggtcacgcgggggagagcagctcgctcacaatatcaggacacagggagtctgatgcaggaacgtttctgcgtcttctcatcgtttaattaatttcagaatcagtgtgaagggatatttccctacattcttcaactgctgtctgaacttagtctgggtcacggcataaattgccgtgtttgtgcagcaactcagtatctgcagcatgaatccaatgtccattacataaaaaggtatatatacagaatcataccccaaaaagtacatctgggtccatatagaattcaccataaacaccgcccacaacaggatgaaattgccggagataacaaacagtaaaatgatggaattcctgCGGCTGGCCATCtcagggtcactgggacactccccactgctggcacccaggagttgcctgcgggctctgctggccaatataatatgcctggcggtgacaatattgagcagcagaatcagagcaaatgggatacatggggtgagaatataatgaaggaatgTGATTGCTCCCCAGACCGGTGAATACAGAACATCATCTGTTATATAGCAAAACCATGGCATGTTTGAAAGCGTATAGAAACGTgtcaacataaaataccagaaaatgttcttcaacccgctcagcaaagtcacggttcccagaaccacagccgccgttctctcggtgcaatatttagttttcagattctggcaacaaatggccaaaaagcgatcaaaggtgaaactgacagtgaaccagacagaacagtctgtggctgcgtgaagtaagacggcGTGAATATTACACACGTGGAAGGACCGCACGAAATGGAACTCTTTCTGATAaagaatcggaatgtgcctcagtatcaggtcgaggataatgaccagaagatccgtcactgccatggccaccagatagcgagtgacacatctggagagaccgcactttccacgaggcaagatcacaatcgtcaggatgttcactgtcaggcagggaaataaacaggtaaattaaacattaatttgggagcaaggaatagactccaaactaaaataattagcaatcattgacaaggtaatcaccaactaaatacatttatctgcattaaatcAGACGACACATCCCTCAGTCAATGAGCCGCCAAATGcttatgtaacatcatcatcataggcagcccctcgaaagcgagaaagacttgcttccacgcgaaaagtgagttatcaggtgactgaacagtccaacatggtaattacagtctctgtcacaggcgggacagagagtggttgaagaaaaggatgggtggggagtctggtttgctgcacagctCATTCTGCAGccctcgcttggtttctacatgttctcggcgacgactcgaggtgatcagcgcccttctgcatgcactttctccacttagggtggtctttggctaggaaccaccatgtgtcggtggggatgttgcattttaatatggaggctttgagggtgaccttgaaacgacTATTTAAAGTATTTGAACACAAATGGAAGATATTAATTGTTGTagcttttcacctgttggtttccacttgtgcagagaatattagacgagaaaatatgaaagTTTGTTCATATTCGAAGTACATAAGTTACAATCAGCTGGGGGTGTTTATCATGACATACAACGATTTTTGATTTAAATTATATATGAATTgctccctcattatagaaacatagaaaatatagaaaatatttgcaggagtaggccattcggcccttctagcctgcaccatcattcaatgaattcatggttgaacaagcaacttcagtaccactttcctgctttctcgccataccccttgatccccctggtagtaaggtcaatatttaactcctttttggatatatttagtaaattggcctcaacaaccttctgtggtagagaattccacaggttcaccactctctgggtgaagaggtttctcctcatctcagtcctaaatggcttaccccttatcgttagactgtgacccctggttctggacttccccaacattgggaacattcttgctgcatctaacctgtctaaacccgtccgaattttaaacatttctatgagatcccctctctttcttctgactccattgaatacaagccgtgttgatccagtctttcttgatatgtcagtcccgccatctcgggaatcagtctagtgatcctttgctgcactccctcaatagcaagaatgtccttcctcaagttaggagaccaaaactgtacacaatactccaggtgtggcctcaccaaggccctgtacaattgtagcaatacctccctgcccctttcctcaaatctccttgcaatgaaggccaacatgccatttgcttccttaaccgcctgctgtacctgcatgccaaccttaaatgactgatgtaccatgacacccaggcctcgttataccttcccttttcctaatctctcaccattcagataatagtctgtctctctgtttttaccaccaaagtggataacctcacatttatccacattatccttcatctgccatgcatttgcccgctcaccgaacctatccaagtcactctgcagcctcatagcatcctcctcgcagttcacacggccacccaacttagtgtcatccgcaaatttggagatactacatttaagcccctcgtctaaatcataatgtacagtgtaaacagctgggacgacAGCACAgatccactagtcgctgcctgccattctgaaaagtagccatttactcctactctttgcttcctgtctgacaaccagttctgaatccatgtcagcacactacccccaatcccatgtgctttaactttgcacattaatctgttgtgcgggaccttgtcgaaagccttctgaaagtgcaaatataccacatcaactggttctcccttgtccactctactggaaacaacctcaaaaaattccaaaagatttgtcaaccatgatttccctttcacaaatccatgctgacttggacctatcatggcacctcattccaaatgcgctgcgatgacatataTGTGCAATAAAACCGATAACTCTAATCAAATTACACTTTTACCATTGAAGAATCAAATTAAATATGTTTGCCGGTGttgttgatgcacttcagtccctcgggcacccacctctcatggaaggccgagtACGTTCCGgtcgacaccgcgtgctccatctccagggaaaccTTGGTTTGAACGTTtccgcggaagagagggaggcagccgggctgaacgatTCTCTCGACcgaccgctgcctggaccagctgatggtccACTTGGCCATGTCCCGGAGCAGTCCGACGACGAGGAttctgacctcccgctccccctccgcacgaggggcccaaagatcaggagtgtacagccggaggcaacagatttttccactctgtttctcgctgagagacgcactgaactgtgacagatcggcatgggaccaaattgcaaattcaaattaaagattggaaataaattcaagaaatctggctgaacgaacattttatttgtgaatgttaatgatgcttgaaatcctgttccacccatcagaagcactgccattaatgcagaactagagatggtgacaaaggagacactgactggaactaaatGATCAGCGGATATTTACCCGGCTATAACATAGCGTGGACAGAACAGAGCGAACAGAGTTTCGCTTCCTCTATTcaactccaagtgagaacaaaAGAGGAGAAATTGGCTGATAAAAGGAAGGAATAAAATAATTAAAAATGGACGGAATCTTTTATGATTTCTGAATTATTGCATCACAGAAAATAACGGTAAAACATTCACAGTAAATAAATATTCATGAACTTCAGGATCTctgagatgattccagtgatgcgatGATGGGACTTCCCAGATAGGGCTCCCATCTCGCTTCAGGAGTTCACACCAACATCTCCCtagattacactgctccctccctcagtctaaaTATTTAAGGACCATGTTCGCCAACATTACACTACACCCACCTCTGTCGAGAAATTTCATTCGCAGTTTCGCCTAACTTCCAGTGCTCTCACTTCGGTCCAGGGATTTCATTCCGAGAGCCAAATATTTTACTCCGCTCACGCCTCTGTGATTGGACCTGAGCCTTTGGAAAGAACatctgatcttggccgcaactccacttccgtgcccactccactccacataaccctgaaCTCCCTCCTCGTTTAAAAATCAGTTTATCTCCATTTAATAAGATTCATAgaagctgcctccacagctctctgtcgaagagaattcgaaagattcacgcccccctgagagaataaattgcttctCATTTGTAATTTAAATGGGCGATCCGTTAATCtgaacctatgtcccctggttctagatttcccccactacatgaaacatcatctctgcatctaccccatcaaggccctatagaatcttacacatttaaataagatcacctcatgttttctaaactccaatgtatacacacccatcctgctcaacctttattcttatAACAACATTttcatcccagtaatcaacgttgtgaaccttctctgaactgcctccaatgcaagtaaatccttccccaACTAAAGTGaccaacctgtacacaatactccagctgtagtctTATTGACAACCTGTAttgatgtagcaggacttctatattccgtcccacttgaaataaagccagacattctgctgccttttctaattgctagctgtacctacatgctaaccttctgtgttttatgtacaagaacCATTGACCaatctggaccacagcaatttggaATCCCTCCCcatttaataataatttgcttatttatttttcataacaaagaagataacgtcacattttccacattataccccatctgccattgtTTTAGCACATCCATTTAGCCTATCgctatgcctttgcagattttttgtgtcctcctcataacatgCTTTCAAacttatctttgtattatcagtgcttcgatgctggtacacCTGGACAGTTCCATTGACGGGCCACATCTTCcgaatgcctgacacaagactcgcaagcaagcgctctactcagaactcctacacagtaagcgagtcccaggtgggcagaggaaacttttgaatgaaacgacaaagcctccttgataaaatgcaacatcccgaccgacagCTGGAAGTCGCCGGCCCAAAACTGCCTGAAGTGGAGGacatgcatccaggagggcactgagcacctcgagtctcgtcgccgagagcaagcagagaccaagcgcaggagtaagaaggagcgtgtggcaaacgagccccacgtaccctttccttcaaccactctctgtcccacgtgtgacagagattgtaatttccgtattggactgttcagttacataagaactcatttttagagtggaagcaagccttcctctattTAAAGTGACTGTCTACGATGATGACGTTGTATCACCAGCAAAGATTTAACATTTAATATAGACTTTCAAAATTATGATGGTTTTTGAAAGAGCGAGTAAGTCGAAAATGTTTTCAGTTGCACAATGGTgcgtaaccagaggagacaggtttaaggtaattgacaaaagaacaacaggagagatgggaagagtgttctttatgcagtgagctgttacaatctggaatgcgatttgtgagaacacggtggaagaagattcaatcgttactttcgaaagggaattgctttATTCGTGGAAGGAGATATATTTATTTTTTTCTGGCTAAAGAGTTGGATATCTGAGATAGTTCTATCCAAGAGATGGCATGGACACTATGGACCGAGTTGACTTTTTTCCTGTATTAATCTAACATTctatgagcaagagacagagagagtgaaatgtGGAGTGACAGAATGAAACTGACAGAGAGGAAGTGAGAAAGTTACAACGTGCCAGAATGAATGAGAACAAGAGAATAGAGAGAGTTTGACTGGAGGACGTATAGAGGGAAGTAAATTAACATTTATTGGgcaattggttaaatacttgaaggagaaaaattgctggactatgggaatcgagcaggggaatgggacgaattggagggggtgagaccatggtgggatttgaacacatggatgagaataATAAAAATGAGGCATTACTTAATCGGGATCCAATGTTGGTCGAAGAGCAGATTGTTGATGGCTGAACAGGACTTAGTGGAGTTAGAATAGGAAGAGCAAATTATTTAGGTGAGCTCTAATTCATAGTGCACTGTAACTGCGAGGTGGGCAAGGAAAGCATTGCAATTGTCAATTCTTGTTCAACAAAGTCACTAAGCTATTGAGGCGAAGGAATGAGTTGGGCAGTATTATGGAGATGATAGTGGGCAGGACCAGTGATTCAAAGGAGAAGAGGTCAGAACTGAACTCAGGATAAAACAGAATGCCAAACTTGCGAACAATCTCGGTCAGCCACAGACATTGGCCACAGAGGGGACTGAGTCACTAGATATACAATGTGAGGAAGACTTGAAAAGATTTAAGTGACATACTCAGTAATATAGTGAAATATAGATTAGAGTTATAATTGCTGGATATAGAGACTTACAAGGAACACCAACAACAGCAAAGAGGGTGGAATAAATTAAAACAACACTCGTACAATTAACAACGTATGCATAGTTAATAGCTCGATGCAGAGATGTTCCAGGAACAACTACTGAAGCAAAGAtgagaaagcaatttacaagtctAGTAATACAGCGAAACATGGTTTGCAGAGTTAATAGTTGGATACAGAGACTACCAGGAACATCAAATGCAGCAAGGAGGGGGGAGTAAAATATGAAATCAGTAATACATTGAACAATGGTTACTGGAATAACTAGATAGACTTACCAGCAAAACCAACAACCGCAAGGACGGGATagtaaatgtattgaataatacGAAATGCATAACGCATTCGCAATACTAATGATAGTTCCTCATAATGTGCAACAAGAAAGTTAAAATACAAGATGAAACTCCTGCcatttgttgtaacattccaatccattTTTTTCAGATTCTGATCCATTGTTGTAACATTCGAATCTACTGTTCTCAGATTCCGATTccctctctgtggagcagtgtGATGATCGCTGTTCATGCCAGAGGTAATGCTCTCACTGTGACGATGGGGCAACACATTGAAAGGAGTGCCTTATTAATATGAGCGAGAATAACTCCAGTGACACAATTCTGTAAATAGAGACTTATATtcattacagtcactgaacaaccagcttctgtaaacccgtggagactgatattaattacagtcccTGAACAAACATTTTGAATTAACCCCTTTCAATCCAACCCTTTATGTACCACAATAAGGtagatctcctggagtagttttgatcacctggataagTCGGGGCGGAATGTTGCCTGATACTTTTTCCGAAATTGACATGAATTTTAAATTGGTTTTTGCCTCtgccgggagatcacatggctccggttgttttggagtgtagaatatttcagtttaaggtgtgtcacagttgtgtggcgcAGTCTGCTTGCGCTTGGTCATCTTTAATTTTCCCCATTGTTAATGGTTCAAAAGATTACATGTAAGCTTGAGGACTGCTGACCGATGGTCGTGtgagtctttgtcggccggtgcggacacgatgggctggaaatggcctcctgtgttgtaaatttctatgtttctatgtttctctataacTGGTCCGAATGGGATGTATGAGTGTTGCTGAGTGAAGGAATGATGGAAATAGCTCAGGCGAGAATCattaatcctccttggatatgtcagtggtgacagaggactggaggTTCTCAAATGGtacaccctgttcaaaaaaggaaagAGGGATAAAATCTGTCGCTACAGGCCACTCAGACtaacgtctgtggtggggaaacttctaGAGGCCATAAGCCGGTATGAAATTAGTTGTCTCTTGGAAAAACctggattaataaatgacaaccagcaCAAATTGTGTTGATGTCGAAGTGTATCTGAAAAACCTGATTCAGTTTTTTGATGTAATAACCTAACGGTTTGATGAGcgtagtgcagctgatgttgtgtataacgactttcaaaagacgtttgataaaatgtcacttcatcGACTTGATAGGGAAACTGAACCTCATGGAATTAAAGGAACAGTAGCTTGGTGGATACAACATTGGCACCCGAACAAATAACAGAGAGTGGCGGTGAAAAGTTGGCGTTCAGACAgaagggaagtatacagtgttGAAACCCAGGGTTCTATATTAGTAGCAGTGCTCTTTCTGATAGAGATTAATAGCCAGGACCTAAGTCTAAAGGCATAATTTCGAAGTTGCAGATGTCCCGAAACTCAGAAAGGTAGTAAGCAGTGGGGAGCATAGCATATATCAGGAGCACAGCGATAGTCTGGTTAAATGGGAGACACATGGCAGGTAAAATTAaacatgtgtgaagtgatacattttgggaaggaacatgacaagaggcaatataattttaaaaatacatttttaaatggTGCGTTGgtgcagagacacctgggagtcgatgttcacaaatctttgaaggtgccagATCAAGTTAATAAAACTGTTAAACACGCAGGAAGAATCTTTGACTTTATGACTTTATGACTTTATGAATCATCGCGTATGGTAGCAAAGTGATTGTGCtactgtactaatgatccagagacctggactaaagaTACAAtggcatgagttcagatcccaccagctgtgcaatttaaggtgaattaaataaatctagaattaaaatattctgtcagcaatggtgaccgtgTGGATCTCGATTGTCATTACACATCTAGTTCAATAACgtgttttcgggatggaaatcaCCCGTCCTTAAGTAGACTGGCATATATATgaccccagtcccacagcaatatggttaactCTAAATCGCCCTCTAGATGTATCGATGCATTCACCAGCAGCGTTAAGGTGGAATTTGGGATGGAAAataaatgctgcccacaccaccgattcACACATAATGAAGGTACAATAAAAATCTGTTAAACATCGGTTAATCTCTACATGACGATTCGGCAGCCCACATTAGGAAAGCCTTGGAAAAGGTGTGGAAGGgattttaatcatcatcataggcagtacctcgaaattgGGGATtgcttgcttcaactctaaaagtgagttcttagatgattgAACATAtatgggaattacggtctctgtacCAGGTCGGGTAGATAATGGTAGAGGGAAAggatgggtaggactggtttgccgcacactccttccgctctctgcgcttgtttgctgcatgctcttggcgatgagactcgaggtgctcagcaacctcccggatgctcttcctccattagggcagtctttggtgagggaatcccagctgtcagtgggaatgttgctctttttcaaggaaatttcgagggtgtccttgtaacattgtatctgcccacgtggggctcgtttgccgtgtacgagttccaagtagagcacttgctttgcgagtctcgtttcaggcatgcggacaatatggcccgcccagcggagctgatcaagtgtgctcagtgcttcgatgtggggatgctggcctgatcgagtacgctaacgtctgacatcccaaaggatctgcaggatcttgaggagacataggTATTTTTCCAGTAATTTGTGGTACCTACTATATACGGTCCACTTTTGTGATCCGTACAGTAGGCTGGCTATGT
It encodes:
- the LOC139250667 gene encoding probable G-protein coupled receptor 139, which encodes MRKRVLEDHAIKSDTKLMVYENVDIASLLESITSGMNSDHHTAPQRGNRNLRTVDSNVTTMDQNLKKMDWNVTTNGRSFILYFNFLVAHYEELSLVLRMRYAFRIIQYIYYPVLAVVGFAVNILTIVILPRGKCGLSRCVTRYLVAMAVTDLLVIILDLILRHIPILYQKEFHFVRSFHVCNIHAVLLHAATDCSVWFTVSFTFDRFLAICCQNLKTKYCTERTAAVVLGTVTLLSGLKNIFWYFMLTRFYTLSNMPWFCYITDDVLYSPVWGAITFLHYILTPCIPFALILLLNIVTARHIILASRARRQLLGASSGECPSDPEMASRRNSIILLFVISGNFILLWAVFMVNSIWTQMYFLGYDSVYIPFYVMDIGFMLQILSCCTNTAIYAVTQTKFRQQLKNVGKYPFTLILKLIKR